In the Klebsiella aerogenes KCTC 2190 genome, one interval contains:
- a CDS encoding Na(+)-translocating NADH-quinone reductase subunit A has protein sequence MIKITKGLDLPIAGMPLQQISPRPAVKRVALLGEEYVGMRPSMAVSEGDRVQKGQVLFEDKKNAGVRFTAPASGVVSAIHRGERRVLQSVVIDIDGSNEAVSFTRYALEDLNDLPREAVQQQLLESGQWTAFRTRPFSKIPAPGSVPAAIFVTAIDTNPLAAEPQPIILAQREAFDAGLTVLTRLTDGKVHVCQASGGKLGGHPAGQVTFNQFSGPHPAGLAGTHIHFLEPVSLTKQVWHLNYQEVIAIGRLFLDGELYSERVIALGGPQVKQPRLLQTCLGASLDELLAGELVDDENRVISGSVLSGTHACGPHAFLGRYHLQVSVVREGREKELFGWVMPGKEKFSITRTTLGHFFKRKRFNFSTDTNGGERAMVPIGNYERVMPLDILPTILLRDLLAGDSDSAQALGCLELDEEDLALCTYVCPGKYEYGPALRSVLTQIEQEG, from the coding sequence ATGATTAAAATCACGAAAGGGCTGGATTTGCCCATAGCTGGCATGCCATTACAGCAGATCTCGCCCCGGCCTGCGGTGAAACGCGTCGCGCTGCTCGGCGAGGAGTACGTCGGCATGCGCCCCTCGATGGCCGTGAGCGAAGGCGATCGGGTGCAAAAAGGCCAGGTGCTGTTCGAAGATAAAAAGAACGCCGGGGTACGTTTTACCGCGCCAGCCAGTGGGGTGGTCAGCGCCATTCATCGCGGCGAGCGCCGGGTGCTGCAATCGGTGGTGATTGATATCGACGGCAGCAATGAGGCGGTGTCGTTTACCCGCTATGCATTAGAAGATCTTAACGATTTGCCACGGGAAGCGGTGCAGCAACAGCTGCTGGAATCCGGGCAGTGGACGGCGTTTCGTACCCGTCCTTTCAGCAAAATTCCCGCGCCGGGTAGCGTTCCGGCGGCTATTTTCGTCACTGCTATCGATACCAACCCGCTGGCGGCTGAACCGCAGCCGATTATCCTGGCCCAGCGTGAAGCCTTTGATGCCGGTCTGACGGTGCTGACGCGCCTGACGGACGGTAAAGTCCACGTCTGTCAGGCCAGCGGCGGCAAGCTGGGCGGCCATCCCGCCGGGCAGGTGACATTCAACCAGTTTAGTGGCCCGCATCCGGCAGGGCTTGCCGGTACGCACATTCACTTCCTTGAGCCGGTCAGCCTGACCAAACAGGTCTGGCATCTCAACTATCAGGAGGTCATCGCCATCGGCAGACTGTTCCTCGACGGCGAGCTGTACAGCGAACGCGTCATTGCCCTTGGCGGCCCGCAGGTAAAACAGCCTCGGCTGCTGCAAACCTGTCTTGGCGCCAGCCTCGATGAACTGCTGGCGGGCGAGCTGGTGGATGATGAAAACCGGGTAATTTCCGGTTCAGTCTTGAGCGGCACTCACGCCTGCGGCCCTCACGCCTTCCTCGGGCGCTACCATTTGCAGGTCAGCGTGGTACGAGAAGGCCGCGAAAAAGAGCTATTTGGCTGGGTGATGCCGGGCAAAGAGAAGTTCTCGATTACCCGTACCACCCTTGGTCATTTCTTTAAGCGCAAGCGCTTTAATTTCTCCACTGATACTAACGGCGGCGAGCGGGCGATGGTGCCGATCGGCAACTATGAGCGGGTGATGCCGCTGGATATTCTGCCCACCATATTGCTGCGCGATCTGCTCGCCGGCGATAGCGATAGCGCCCAGGCGCTGGGCTGTCTGGAGCTGGATGAAGAAGATCTGGCGCTCTGCACCTACGTTTGTCCGGGCAAATATGAATACGGCCCGGCGCTGCGCAGCGTGTTAACCCAGATTGAGCAGGAAGGATAA